The following are from one region of the Bacillus methanolicus MGA3 genome:
- the cysK gene encoding cysteine synthase A, producing MKVYKNVHELIGNTPIVELTRFQVSEGVRLFAKLEFLNPGGSVKDRLGLELLKDAFESGKLKDGGTLIEPTAGNTGIGLALAAINKGINVIFCVPEKFSLEKQELMKALGATIVHTPTSEGMKGAIEKAKELLKEIPGSYCPQQFANPANPETYYKTLGPEIWEQMDGQIDVFVAGAGTGGTFMGTARYLKEKNPEIKTVIVEPEGSILNGGEPGPHKTEGIGMEFLPEYMDTSYFNAIHTVSDEDAFHLVKELAAKEGLLVGSSSGAAMKAALDEAKIAKRGTNIVVVFPDGSERYLSKKIYQGGI from the coding sequence ATGAAGGTTTACAAAAATGTACATGAATTAATCGGAAATACCCCAATTGTGGAGCTTACCCGCTTTCAGGTTTCTGAAGGAGTCAGGCTGTTTGCAAAATTAGAATTTTTGAATCCGGGAGGAAGTGTAAAAGACCGTCTAGGACTAGAGCTTCTTAAGGATGCATTTGAAAGCGGGAAATTAAAAGACGGCGGTACATTAATTGAGCCGACAGCCGGAAATACCGGCATTGGACTTGCACTTGCTGCAATAAATAAAGGCATCAACGTTATTTTTTGTGTGCCTGAAAAATTTAGCCTTGAAAAACAAGAACTTATGAAAGCATTGGGAGCAACAATTGTTCATACTCCGACAAGTGAAGGTATGAAAGGCGCGATTGAAAAAGCAAAAGAGCTCCTTAAAGAAATTCCTGGATCGTATTGTCCGCAGCAATTTGCCAATCCTGCTAATCCGGAAACATATTATAAGACGCTCGGTCCTGAAATATGGGAGCAAATGGATGGGCAGATAGATGTATTCGTTGCAGGTGCGGGAACCGGCGGGACATTTATGGGGACAGCGCGCTACTTAAAAGAGAAAAATCCAGAGATTAAAACCGTCATCGTTGAACCTGAAGGCTCAATTTTAAATGGCGGTGAACCAGGCCCTCATAAAACAGAAGGGATTGGAATGGAGTTTTTGCCGGAATATATGGATACATCTTATTTTAATGCAATTCATACTGTTTCCGATGAAGATGCGTTTCACCTTGTGAAAGAACTGGCTGCGAAAGAAGGACTGCTTGTCGGAAGTTCATCAGGAGCTGCAATGAAAGCGGCACTGGATGAAGCGAAAATAGCTAAACGAGGTACGAATATTGTCGTGGTCTTCCCTGATGGAAGCGAACGTTATTTAAGCAAGAAGATTTATCAAGGAGGGATTTAA
- the udk gene encoding uridine kinase, translated as MKRKPVVIGVAGGSGSGKTSVTKSIYEHFKGHSILLIEQDYYYKDQSHLPFEERLKTNYDHPLAFDNDLLIEHLKKLINYEPIEKPVYDYSIHTRSDKVIRVEPKDVIILEGILVLEDERLRNLMDIKLFVDTDADLRIIRRLTRDIKERGRTLESVIEQYVNVVRPMHNQFIEPTKRYADIIIPEGGHNFVAIDLMVTKIQTILEQKSFL; from the coding sequence ATGAAACGCAAACCTGTTGTGATTGGTGTTGCCGGTGGTTCCGGCTCTGGAAAAACAAGTGTGACCAAATCTATTTATGAACACTTCAAAGGGCATTCCATCTTACTGATTGAGCAAGATTATTATTATAAAGATCAAAGCCATTTGCCTTTTGAAGAACGCCTAAAGACCAATTACGACCATCCGCTTGCTTTTGATAATGATTTGTTAATTGAGCATCTTAAAAAGCTTATAAATTATGAGCCAATTGAAAAACCTGTCTATGATTATTCAATTCATACGCGTTCTGATAAAGTCATCCGAGTTGAACCGAAAGATGTGATAATTCTAGAGGGAATTCTGGTGCTCGAAGACGAACGTCTCCGCAATTTAATGGATATTAAGCTTTTTGTGGACACAGATGCTGATCTTAGGATTATTAGAAGGCTCACTCGGGATATTAAAGAGCGGGGGCGGACATTGGAATCTGTAATCGAACAATATGTCAATGTAGTCCGGCCAATGCACAATCAATTTATTGAGCCGACGAAGCGCTATGCTGATATTATCATTCCGGAAGGCGGCCACAATTTTGTGGCGATTGATTTAATGGTCACAAAAATTCAAACAATTCTTGAACAAAAATCATTTTTATGA
- a CDS encoding YrhC family protein, producing the protein MNHNAKKLYEKMVDYKRFAVVLLAVGAFFYLGVVIPSATKVMADLYIRMAASTGFLANSVMFFILSSRCQSRLMEMEEGQEYLIKK; encoded by the coding sequence ATGAATCATAACGCGAAGAAGTTATATGAAAAAATGGTTGATTATAAACGTTTTGCAGTTGTTCTGCTAGCAGTTGGCGCTTTTTTTTATTTAGGAGTAGTGATACCGTCAGCGACAAAAGTGATGGCGGATTTATATATCAGGATGGCAGCTTCAACCGGATTCCTGGCAAACTCTGTTATGTTTTTCATTTTATCAAGCCGATGTCAATCAAGGCTAATGGAGATGGAAGAGGGCCAGGAATATTTAATTAAAAAATAA
- the mtnN gene encoding 5'-methylthioadenosine/S-adenosylhomocysteine nucleosidase, producing the protein MKIAIIGAMEEEVALLREKMEERSVEIIAGCEYTSGILDGVSVVLLRSGIGKVNAAMSTSILLERFKPDYVINTGSAGGLNPELNVGDIVISTEVRHHDVDVTAFGYEYGQVPQLPAAFEADHKLVQIAETSAKEIKDIQVVKGLIATGDSFMNDPERVEVIRNKFTGLQAVEMEAAAIAQVAYQFGCPFVVIRSLSDIAGKESSVSFEQYLEKAAANSAALVMKIVSSIKKKI; encoded by the coding sequence ATGAAAATAGCAATAATCGGTGCCATGGAAGAAGAAGTAGCTTTATTGCGCGAAAAGATGGAAGAACGGAGTGTTGAAATAATTGCCGGATGCGAGTATACCTCCGGGATCTTGGACGGAGTAAGTGTTGTCTTATTGCGCTCTGGTATTGGAAAGGTAAACGCAGCTATGTCCACTTCCATTCTTTTGGAAAGATTTAAACCAGATTATGTTATTAATACAGGATCTGCTGGCGGTTTAAATCCTGAGCTGAATGTCGGAGATATTGTCATTTCAACCGAAGTGCGCCATCATGATGTCGATGTAACAGCATTCGGATATGAATATGGCCAGGTCCCTCAATTGCCTGCTGCATTTGAAGCAGATCATAAATTAGTACAGATTGCTGAGACATCTGCTAAAGAAATCAAGGATATACAAGTAGTGAAAGGCTTAATTGCTACCGGAGATTCTTTTATGAATGACCCTGAACGAGTCGAAGTGATTCGGAATAAATTTACCGGCCTTCAAGCAGTTGAAATGGAAGCGGCGGCAATTGCCCAAGTTGCTTACCAGTTTGGCTGCCCTTTTGTTGTGATTCGTTCCTTATCTGATATTGCCGGAAAAGAGTCAAGTGTATCATTTGAACAATATTTGGAAAAAGCCGCAGCTAATTCAGCTGCACTTGTTATGAAAATTGTTTCCTCAATAAAAAAGAAAATTTAA
- a CDS encoding sporulation histidine kinase inhibitor Sda, with protein sequence MHRLSDELLIESYYKALELNLSQDFIRLIEKEIKRRSLSHKIKVSS encoded by the coding sequence ATGCATAGACTGTCGGACGAATTACTAATTGAGTCATACTACAAGGCACTAGAATTAAACCTTAGCCAAGATTTTATTCGCCTCATTGAAAAAGAAATTAAACGGCGTTCATTGTCTCACAAAATTAAAGTGTCATCATAA
- a CDS encoding peptidoglycan D,D-transpeptidase FtsI family protein: MRRKRAKFWIIICLTIIGLLMGRLMQLQLFQTESFSKHKINLYEASVEQRTQEMVIDNGRGNFVDRNGKPINYEKIPVLILFPFLKKMDWNAEEVARILHVSKNMLVRAVESAKEPFVFGDPEPMKLTTAQMEEINALKIPGVFGVERKNEFKNTLGEQLLGLTGENPSELQKRYPDKDLSPRTLIGISGLEESFDEFLLPEGKSKLVFHVDGDGAPLFGINVKYVEPANPFYPVNIKTTVDKDLQSIAENLVDKHGIKNGGLVLLDIKSNSVLAMVSRPSINKNNPYDQNAITNRMLKQQIIGSVFKTAVAAAAIDYDLDNPSRMFDCNKKINGKPDDKYRYGMLNFKESFARSCNNTFGTISKELKNIDPNILEDYAERLSLIGKTGWEGDIYHFENFKQLKDEDAGRVFLTEDEKKDNNFVALSGIGQHEVRATPLAVANMMATIARGGKKEMVRVATEIEYKNGTKMLEFPKKVLKGKTIAPYTAMKLQKLLREVVVNENGTGRWFQNLPYEVAGKSGTAETAIYENGKQLHNKWFAGYFPYKNPKYALVTVNLGVYENTGGVNPLFADMVKAIYDYDHGSKNPNL, from the coding sequence ATGAGGAGAAAACGGGCGAAATTCTGGATCATTATATGTTTAACTATTATAGGACTCTTGATGGGAAGGCTTATGCAACTTCAGCTATTCCAAACTGAAAGCTTTTCAAAACATAAGATAAACCTATATGAAGCAAGTGTTGAGCAAAGAACACAGGAAATGGTCATTGATAATGGCAGGGGAAATTTTGTTGATCGAAACGGAAAACCAATCAACTATGAAAAAATTCCTGTTCTAATCTTGTTTCCATTTCTGAAAAAAATGGACTGGAATGCAGAGGAAGTGGCTCGTATTCTTCATGTATCTAAAAATATGCTTGTCAGGGCAGTGGAATCAGCAAAAGAACCTTTTGTATTTGGCGATCCTGAACCTATGAAGCTTACTACCGCCCAGATGGAGGAAATCAATGCTTTAAAAATTCCAGGTGTTTTTGGCGTAGAGAGAAAAAATGAATTTAAGAATACGCTTGGAGAACAATTACTTGGGCTGACTGGGGAAAATCCATCTGAATTGCAAAAAAGATACCCTGATAAAGACTTGTCACCGCGTACACTTATAGGAATTTCAGGGCTGGAAGAAAGTTTCGATGAATTTTTGCTGCCTGAAGGAAAATCGAAGCTTGTATTTCATGTTGATGGAGATGGCGCTCCGCTCTTTGGCATAAATGTGAAGTATGTAGAACCGGCTAATCCATTTTATCCAGTAAATATAAAAACGACAGTTGATAAGGACTTGCAATCCATTGCTGAAAATCTTGTCGATAAACATGGTATAAAAAATGGCGGGCTTGTATTACTGGATATTAAATCAAACAGTGTCCTTGCAATGGTATCCCGTCCCAGCATAAACAAAAATAATCCGTATGATCAAAACGCAATTACAAATAGGATGCTGAAACAGCAGATTATCGGGTCTGTTTTTAAAACAGCAGTTGCCGCAGCAGCTATTGATTATGATCTTGATAACCCCTCGAGAATGTTTGACTGCAACAAGAAAATAAACGGTAAGCCTGATGATAAATACCGGTATGGGATGCTTAATTTTAAGGAAAGCTTTGCGAGAAGCTGCAATAATACGTTTGGAACGATTTCTAAAGAATTAAAAAATATTGATCCCAATATTTTAGAAGATTATGCCGAGCGGCTTTCTTTAATCGGAAAGACCGGATGGGAAGGAGACATTTATCACTTTGAAAATTTTAAACAACTTAAAGATGAAGATGCTGGGAGAGTCTTTTTGACAGAAGATGAAAAAAAAGATAATAATTTTGTTGCTCTTTCAGGGATTGGACAGCATGAAGTACGTGCCACCCCGCTCGCAGTTGCAAACATGATGGCAACAATTGCAAGAGGCGGAAAAAAGGAAATGGTTCGAGTGGCTACAGAAATTGAATATAAAAATGGTACGAAGATGCTTGAATTTCCAAAAAAAGTTTTAAAAGGAAAAACAATCGCTCCTTATACAGCGATGAAACTTCAGAAATTGCTGCGGGAAGTTGTTGTCAATGAAAACGGAACCGGAAGATGGTTTCAAAATCTTCCATATGAGGTTGCCGGTAAATCAGGCACAGCTGAAACAGCCATTTATGAAAATGGCAAACAGCTTCACAATAAATGGTTTGCAGGGTACTTTCCCTATAAAAACCCTAAATATGCACTCGTAACAGTTAATCTCGGAGTATATGAAAACACAGGAGGGGTAAATCCTCTATTTGCTGATATGGTAAAAGCGATCTATGACTATGATCATGGTTCGAAAAATCCGAACCTTTGA
- the greA gene encoding transcription elongation factor GreA, translating to MAEKVFPMTKAGKEKLEQELEHLKTVKRKEVVERIKIARSFGDLSENSEYDSAKEEQAFVEGRITTLENMIRNAKIIEEDEMASDTVTLGRSVTFVELPDGDEETYTIVGSAEADPFEGKISNDSPIAKSLLGRKVGEEVTVQTPGGEMNVRIISIK from the coding sequence TTGGCAGAGAAAGTATTTCCAATGACAAAAGCTGGGAAAGAAAAATTAGAACAGGAACTTGAACATTTAAAAACGGTAAAACGAAAAGAAGTAGTTGAACGCATCAAAATTGCTCGCAGCTTCGGTGATCTTTCAGAGAACTCAGAGTATGATTCAGCTAAAGAAGAGCAGGCTTTTGTTGAAGGCCGTATTACAACTTTGGAAAATATGATTCGAAATGCAAAAATTATCGAAGAAGATGAAATGGCGAGCGATACAGTAACCTTAGGACGCTCTGTTACATTTGTTGAGCTTCCGGATGGCGATGAAGAAACTTATACAATAGTCGGAAGCGCAGAAGCTGATCCGTTTGAAGGCAAGATTTCAAATGATTCGCCGATTGCCAAAAGCTTACTTGGCCGCAAAGTTGGCGAAGAAGTAACGGTTCAAACTCCAGGTGGAGAAATGAACGTTCGGATCATATCAATTAAATAA
- a CDS encoding YrrS family protein, whose amino-acid sequence MKGGFENEYVSRAKIREKRRKTNLILNSLIGIVIILIIIVSFNIFFGGNDEKAAGKQEHRTENIKEKHDGAVSKRKKNNEYAEYKKESQNESDSEKESDQLSAKEDDSSTGESEPVVKQGGSSPDVKETIVNPNWKPVGTSQAGEHPAAVYDESSVDWQEMLRAISYATGIEQSNMTVWFLGNNGPNKSVGTVSSKSDKRKYRVYIEWVDGQGWKPVKVEELQR is encoded by the coding sequence TTGAAAGGTGGATTTGAAAATGAATACGTTTCCCGGGCAAAAATTCGGGAAAAGAGACGTAAAACAAATCTAATTCTAAATAGCTTAATTGGAATAGTGATCATTCTTATTATTATCGTTTCCTTCAATATTTTCTTTGGAGGAAATGATGAAAAAGCAGCCGGCAAACAGGAACATAGAACCGAAAACATTAAAGAAAAACATGATGGAGCCGTTTCCAAACGTAAGAAAAATAATGAATATGCAGAATACAAGAAAGAAAGTCAAAATGAGTCAGATTCTGAAAAAGAATCAGATCAACTTTCAGCTAAAGAAGATGACTCTTCAACTGGTGAGAGCGAACCTGTTGTAAAGCAAGGAGGCAGCAGCCCTGATGTAAAGGAGACGATCGTAAACCCTAACTGGAAGCCAGTTGGCACCTCGCAAGCGGGAGAACATCCGGCTGCTGTTTATGATGAAAGCTCAGTCGATTGGCAAGAAATGCTCCGGGCCATTTCTTATGCTACCGGAATCGAACAGAGCAACATGACCGTATGGTTTTTAGGTAATAACGGACCTAATAAATCAGTCGGTACAGTATCTTCAAAAAGCGACAAACGAAAATACAGGGTGTATATTGAGTGGGTAGACGGACAAGGATGGAAGCCTGTTAAGGTAGAAGAACTGCAGAGGTAA
- a CDS encoding class I SAM-dependent methyltransferase: MGKEFIELFEHWADSYDSSVTGHDEEYKEVFLHYEEILGEVAKRANGHVLEFGVGTGNLTLKLLEKGLTVTGIEPSPSMRKIAFEKLGNKAEIVDGDFLNYPKDNSFDTIVSTYAFHHLTDEEKRQAIADYGNLLREGGKIVFADTMYESEDAYKKAIADALSKGFHNLAEDLQREYYTTIPKLRNMLEENGFSANFEQFNDFVWIMEAEKL, encoded by the coding sequence ATGGGGAAAGAATTTATTGAGCTGTTTGAACATTGGGCTGATTCTTACGATTCAAGCGTGACTGGTCATGATGAAGAATATAAGGAAGTATTTTTACATTACGAAGAAATTCTTGGAGAAGTAGCGAAGCGGGCTAACGGTCATGTACTGGAATTTGGTGTAGGCACCGGAAATCTTACCCTGAAGCTTTTAGAGAAAGGTCTAACGGTTACCGGAATTGAGCCTTCTCCTTCTATGAGAAAAATTGCGTTCGAAAAGCTCGGTAATAAGGCGGAAATCGTTGATGGTGATTTTCTAAATTACCCCAAAGACAATTCTTTTGATACAATTGTCAGCACTTATGCATTTCACCACTTAACAGACGAGGAAAAGCGCCAGGCGATTGCAGACTATGGAAACCTTCTTAGAGAGGGTGGTAAAATAGTGTTTGCCGATACAATGTATGAATCTGAAGATGCTTATAAAAAAGCGATTGCAGATGCATTATCGAAAGGTTTTCATAATCTGGCCGAAGATTTGCAAAGAGAATACTATACAACCATTCCAAAATTAAGAAACATGCTTGAGGAAAACGGATTCTCAGCTAACTTTGAGCAATTCAATGACTTTGTCTGGATTATGGAGGCTGAAAAACTTTAA
- the sigK gene encoding RNA polymerase sporulation sigma factor SigK, with translation MSGILTALGYLIKEIVFLVSYVKNNAFPQPLSAAEERKYLRLMAEGDTLARNMLIEHNLRLVAHIVKKFENTGEDSEDLISIGTIGLIKAIESYSEGKGTKLATYAARCIENEILMHLRALKKTKKDVSLHDPIGQDKEGNEISLIDVLKSESEDVIDTIQLNMELEKVKEYIDVLDEREKEVIVGRFGLDLQKEKTQREIAKELGISRSYVSRIEKRALMKMFHEFYRAEKEKRKNSN, from the coding sequence ATGTCCGGAATTTTAACGGCACTTGGTTACTTAATAAAGGAAATTGTCTTCCTAGTCTCGTATGTAAAAAACAATGCCTTTCCTCAACCGCTGTCAGCCGCAGAAGAACGCAAATATTTGCGGTTGATGGCTGAAGGTGATACACTTGCCCGCAATATGTTGATTGAGCACAATTTGCGGCTGGTCGCTCATATTGTGAAAAAATTTGAAAATACCGGTGAGGATTCAGAAGATCTTATTTCAATAGGCACAATCGGTTTAATTAAAGCGATTGAGAGCTACTCCGAAGGAAAAGGAACGAAACTTGCCACGTATGCAGCAAGATGTATCGAGAATGAAATCTTAATGCATCTTCGTGCGTTAAAAAAGACGAAAAAGGATGTTTCATTACATGACCCGATAGGACAGGATAAAGAGGGAAATGAAATTTCACTGATTGATGTCCTAAAATCAGAATCTGAAGATGTAATAGATACAATCCAATTGAATATGGAACTTGAAAAAGTAAAAGAATACATTGATGTTTTAGATGAACGGGAAAAAGAAGTGATTGTCGGCCGTTTCGGTTTAGATCTTCAAAAAGAAAAAACACAGCGGGAGATTGCGAAAGAGCTCGGGATTTCGAGAAGTTATGTTTCCAGAATTGAGAAGAGGGCATTAATGAAAATGTTCCATGAGTTTTATCGTGCAGAAAAAGAAAAAAGAAAGAACAGCAACTAG
- the pssA gene encoding CDP-diacylglycerol--serine O-phosphatidyltransferase, giving the protein MFLSDVLDQTIKKIKAQTANVLTLTNLALGGFAIITGINRNLNLSLLLIFVAALADRFDGMVARKFNIESELGKQLDSMSDIISFGVAPALLLYKGILFEFGAPGTFFTVFYIGCGAFRLARFNISENNGFFTGLPITAAGCLATLSFLVIPYFPPQAFLFLMIILSFLMVSPFKFRKV; this is encoded by the coding sequence ATGTTTTTATCTGACGTTCTTGATCAGACGATCAAAAAAATAAAAGCACAAACAGCCAACGTTTTAACGTTAACAAATTTGGCGTTAGGCGGTTTTGCGATTATTACAGGAATAAATCGCAACTTAAATTTAAGTTTGCTTCTTATTTTTGTTGCCGCTCTTGCTGACCGTTTTGATGGAATGGTGGCCAGAAAGTTCAATATTGAATCTGAACTCGGCAAACAACTGGATTCTATGAGTGATATTATATCATTTGGAGTTGCACCTGCACTATTATTGTATAAAGGAATTTTATTTGAATTTGGAGCTCCGGGAACCTTCTTTACTGTTTTTTATATTGGCTGTGGAGCATTTCGTTTAGCACGCTTTAACATAAGTGAAAACAACGGATTTTTTACCGGTCTTCCTATAACGGCAGCGGGATGCTTGGCAACATTAAGCTTTCTAGTTATTCCGTATTTTCCGCCGCAAGCATTCTTATTCCTAATGATCATCTTATCATTCTTAATGGTTAGTCCGTTTAAATTCAGGAAAGTTTAG
- a CDS encoding bifunctional cystathionine gamma-lyase/homocysteine desulfhydrase has product MRKKTKLIHGGISGDPLTGAVSVPIYQVSTYKQEGIGGHKGFEYSRTGNPTRLALEELIKDLECGKAGFAFGSGMAAITAVMMLFNSGDHILLTDDVYGGTYRVMSKVLNRFGIDSTFVDTSSLENIEKEIKPNTKAIYIETPTNPLLKITDIASASEIAKKHHLLTIVDNTFSTPYWQQPLNLGADIVLHSATKYLGGHSDVVAGLVVVNSDKLAEELHFIQNSTGGVLGPHDSWLLMRGIKTLGVRMEEHEASTRRIVQFLQEYPAVKKVYYPGLESHPNHDIAKKQSGGFGGMVSFDVGSEEKADTLLRNLQYFTLAESLGAVESLISVPAKMTHASIPPERRAELGITDGLVRISVGLEDVDDLIEDLEQALNK; this is encoded by the coding sequence GTGCGCAAAAAGACAAAACTTATTCATGGCGGAATTTCAGGCGATCCGTTAACAGGTGCTGTTTCAGTGCCTATTTATCAAGTGAGCACATACAAACAAGAAGGGATTGGCGGCCATAAAGGCTTTGAATACTCACGGACAGGAAATCCAACACGCCTTGCACTTGAAGAGCTTATTAAAGATTTAGAATGCGGTAAAGCTGGTTTTGCGTTTGGTTCCGGGATGGCGGCCATTACTGCGGTCATGATGCTGTTTAACAGCGGGGACCATATACTTTTAACCGATGATGTATACGGGGGTACATATCGGGTTATGTCAAAAGTCTTAAACCGATTTGGAATTGACAGTACATTTGTCGATACAAGCAGTCTTGAAAACATTGAAAAAGAAATCAAGCCGAATACGAAGGCCATCTATATTGAAACACCGACGAATCCTTTGCTAAAAATTACTGATATCGCTTCCGCGTCTGAAATAGCCAAAAAGCATCATTTGTTGACGATTGTTGATAATACATTTTCAACACCATACTGGCAGCAGCCGCTAAACTTGGGAGCGGATATCGTTCTTCATAGTGCAACAAAATACCTTGGCGGCCATAGCGACGTTGTTGCTGGACTTGTTGTTGTAAACAGTGACAAATTGGCAGAAGAGCTGCACTTTATTCAGAACTCTACCGGAGGAGTGTTAGGGCCGCATGATTCATGGCTGTTAATGAGAGGAATTAAAACACTCGGAGTCCGAATGGAAGAACACGAAGCATCTACAAGGAGAATTGTACAATTTCTTCAGGAGTATCCGGCTGTAAAGAAAGTATATTATCCAGGACTTGAATCACATCCAAATCATGATATTGCCAAAAAACAAAGCGGTGGATTTGGAGGAATGGTCTCTTTCGATGTTGGAAGTGAGGAAAAAGCTGATACGCTCCTTCGAAATCTTCAATATTTTACATTGGCTGAAAGTCTTGGAGCAGTAGAAAGCTTAATATCTGTACCTGCGAAGATGACGCATGCTTCAATCCCTCCAGAGCGGCGTGCGGAACTCGGAATTACGGACGGTTTAGTTCGCATTTCGGTCGGCCTGGAAGATGTGGATGATTTAATTGAGGATTTAGAGCAAGCATTAAATAAATAA
- a CDS encoding phosphatidylserine decarboxylase, whose product MISRIYRLFIELTNGRWTSNLLKKFAGSKASRFIVPSFAKVYQINVQEIEKALNEYPTLHDFFIRKLKEGSRQIDPDDLSIASPVDAVIEDVGNISSEKMIKVKGKIYSISEMLGNNGSLSKYVDGTYMIFYLSPSHYHRIHSPVTGKITNQWTLGNKSYPVNTLGLKYGKAPLSKNFRKITEIEHTSGMMALVKVGAMFVNSIETIHNKDYLIKGEEIAYFSFGSTVVLLFEKDSVEILPSIKPPFHIKVGEKIGYLKKACE is encoded by the coding sequence TTGATTTCAAGAATTTATCGCTTGTTTATTGAGCTTACAAACGGAAGATGGACATCAAATCTTTTAAAAAAATTTGCCGGCTCGAAGGCAAGCCGTTTTATTGTTCCATCGTTTGCTAAAGTTTATCAAATAAATGTGCAAGAAATTGAAAAAGCATTGAATGAATATCCGACTCTACATGATTTCTTTATCCGTAAATTAAAAGAAGGAAGCAGGCAAATTGATCCGGATGATTTGTCAATTGCAAGCCCGGTTGATGCTGTAATCGAAGATGTCGGCAATATTTCATCTGAAAAAATGATTAAAGTGAAGGGTAAGATCTACTCGATTTCTGAGATGCTGGGCAATAATGGTTCATTAAGCAAATACGTCGATGGTACTTATATGATTTTTTATTTAAGCCCGAGTCATTATCATCGCATCCACAGTCCGGTTACCGGGAAAATAACGAATCAATGGACACTCGGAAACAAATCATATCCTGTAAATACACTTGGATTAAAATATGGTAAAGCTCCTTTATCGAAAAACTTCCGTAAGATTACGGAAATTGAGCATACTTCAGGAATGATGGCACTGGTTAAAGTTGGAGCTATGTTTGTAAATTCAATTGAAACTATTCACAATAAGGATTATTTAATAAAAGGTGAAGAAATAGCTTATTTCTCATTTGGTTCAACGGTTGTTTTATTGTTTGAAAAAGACTCTGTTGAAATATTGCCATCAATCAAGCCGCCATTTCATATTAAAGTTGGAGAAAAGATTGGATATTTAAAGAAAGCTTGTGAATGA
- a CDS encoding YrzA family protein, whose protein sequence is MTKGECRVDFQIDMIEDKVEFFEASDLKTLEKKINEQIEVNKAILLSVHSVSHQMQFDENGRPYYSAVVHFKAKK, encoded by the coding sequence ATGACGAAAGGAGAATGCAGAGTGGATTTTCAAATTGATATGATCGAAGACAAAGTAGAATTCTTTGAAGCATCTGATTTGAAAACATTGGAAAAAAAGATAAATGAACAGATTGAAGTTAATAAAGCAATTTTACTTTCAGTTCATTCCGTTTCCCATCAAATGCAATTCGACGAAAACGGCCGTCCATATTATTCAGCCGTTGTGCATTTTAAAGCCAAAAAATAA